The proteins below are encoded in one region of Saccopteryx leptura isolate mSacLep1 chromosome 1, mSacLep1_pri_phased_curated, whole genome shotgun sequence:
- the LSP1 gene encoding lymphocyte-specific protein 1, which produces MAEAPGHPEHEEQEELLMEEGAGPATQWNLDDEEEAAQERPWRERDRDLGVQDQDGGSPAPPPLEQEKLLEASEAPEVDEDEGFGDWTQKPELRRGPPQEESPEGEKQNGPRGNQDEDELSPTGVGLEELQLGCDSEPRCGLDPERREPGGPGGTSPGRLSPAETPEAEGQYPTCQQPRTPSPLVLEENAEPGSPPLSPSTKLIDRTESLSRSIEKSNSVKRSQPALPISKIDERLEQYTQAIETAGRTHKLTRQPSIELPSMAVASTKSLWETGEVQAQSAAKAPACKDIVAGDMSKKDLWEQKGGPRTSSTIKSTASGKRYKFVATGHGKYEKVLMDEGSAP; this is translated from the exons gccggCCACGCAGTGGAACCTGGACGATGAGGAGGAGGCTGCCCAGGAACGTCCTTGgcgggagagggacagggacctGGGGGTGCAGGACCAGGATGGAGGCAGCCCGGCCCCCCCGCCCCTGGAGCAGGAGAAGCT cctggagGCCTCAGAGGCCCCTGAAGTGGACGAGGACGAGGGTTTCGGCGACTGGACCCAGAAACCAGAGCTGCGGCGTGGGCCCCCGCAGGAGGAGAGCccggagggggagaagcagaacgG gCCCCGTGGAAACCAGGATGAGGATGAACTGAGCCCGACCGGAGTCGGCCTGGAGGAGCTGCAGCTAGGCTGCGACTCGGAGCCCCGATGCGGGCTGGACCCAGAGCGGAGGGAGCCCGGGGGCCCCGGGGGGACCAGCCCAGGCCGCCTGAGCCCCGCAGAGACCCCGGAGGCCGAGGGGCAG TACCCGACATGTCAGCAGCCCAGGACCCCCAGTCCCTTGGTCTTGGAGGAGAATGCCGAACCCGGCTCACCTCCCTTGAGCCCCAGCACAAAA CTCATCGACAGGACCGAGTCCTTGAGCCGCTCCATCGAGAAGAG TAACAGTGTGAAGAGGTCCCAGCCCGCCCTGCCCATCTCCAAGATTGATGAGCGGCTGGAGCAGTACACCCAGGCCATCGAG ACCGCTGGCCGGACCCACAAGTTAACGCGCCAGCCCTCCATTGAGCTGCCCAGCATGGCCGTGGCTAGCACCAAGAGCCTGTGGGAGACGGGGGAGGTGCAGGCGCAATCTGCCGCTAAGGCCCCCGCCTGCAAG GACATTGTCGCCGGGGACATGAGCAAGAAAGACCTCTGGGAGCAGAAGGGAGGCCCCAGGACCTCGTCGACCATTAAG AGCACCGCATCTGGGAAGAGGTACAAGTTCGTGGCCACCGGGCACGGGAAGTACGAGAAGGTGCTGATGGACGAGGGCTCGGCGCCCTGA
- the PRR33 gene encoding proline-rich protein 33: protein MLISAASCPQCPPGPPPPLLPKPGKDNLRLQKLLRKAARRKLVGAGPSAPPGAFRASLSPVSEASHDQEAPAPRPEAPGLAAALPLPPAPHAPGVPRLGSPLRTSTVSLSVTPHRRSLAAHFQAPGPRLATPVPALTAGGAHASQVHIRLGPPPQDETPALPPMGPDRGSGGWDQDPAPCPPGSQPSIPVAHIRPLPSEVPTARPWSEGPPAPRPPSGCQAPGPREASTRIVVPIAPTYRSPGPSPHRPAPVAPHAERPGGPPTVGPAADAGQASRLQGAPAPASPLGPHPCPAPKVAPKPRLSGWTRLRKQLMEEAREAPSPGPEPEPGLECPQREATATAAPAPRPPASRASRLWDAVLYRMSVAESHSGPAGPRDGVGSLAGLGRLPFLCRPRFNARKLQEATTRPPPGPHAAAGLGLQPKDFNRTAAGWGLR from the coding sequence ATGCTCATCTCGGCGGCCTCGTGCCCCCAGTGCCCCCCTGGGCCCCCACCGCCCCTGCTGCCGAAGCCCGGGAAGGACAACCTGCGTCTGCAGAAGCTCCTGAGGAAGGCGGCCCGGAGGAagctggtgggggcagggccctcGGCCCCCCCGGGGGCCTTCCGCGCCTCCCTGTCCCCCGTGAGCGAGGCCAGCCACGACCAGGAGGCCCCCGCCCCGCGCCCCGAGGCCCCCGGCCTGGCGGCCGCCCTGCCCCTCCCGCCCGCCCCCCACGCCCCCGGCGTCCCCCGCCTGGGGTCCCCCCTGCGGACGTCCACCGTCTCGCTCAGCGTCACCCCACACAGGAGGAGCCTGGCCGCCCACTTCCAGGCCCCGGGGCCCCGGCTCGCCACCCCGGTGCCAGCTCTCACGGCGGGGGGTGCCCACGCCAGCCAGGTGCACATCCGGCTGGGGCCGCCCCCACAGGACGAGACCCCGGCGCTCCCCCCGATGGGTCCGGATCGGGGCTCCGGGGGTTGGGACCAAGACCCAGCCCCTTGCCCTCCCGGCTCCCAGCCTTCCATCCCGGTGGCCCACATCCGCCCACTTCCCTCCGAAGTCCCGACGGCCAGGCCCTGGTCTGAGGggcccccagcacccaggccgcCCTCTGGCTGTCAGGCCCCGGGGCCCAGAGAGGCCAGCACCCGGATTGTGGTGCCCATAGCCCCCACCTACCGCTCACCGGGGCCCTCGCCTCACAGGCCGGCCCCCGTGGCCCCCCACGCGGAGCGCCCGGGGGGGCCCCCCACCGTCGGCCCTGCCGCCGATGCCGGGCAGGCCTCCCGCCTTCAAGGGGCCCCGGCCCCCGCCTCACCATTGGGCCCCCACCCATGCCCTGCCCCCAAAGTGGCACCGAAGCCTCGCCTCAGCGGCTGGACGCGCCTCAGGAAGCAGCTGATGGAGGAGGCGAGGGAGGCCCCGTCCCCGGGGCCGGAGCCAGAGCCAGGCCTCGAGTGCCCGCAGCGGGAGGCCACGGCGACCGCCGCCCCGGCCCCCCGGCCGCCCGCCTCCCGGGCCTCCAGGCTGTGGGATGCCGTGCTGTACCGCATGTCGGTGGCTGAGTCCCACAGCGGCCCGGCCGGGCCCCGGGACGGGGTGGGCTCCCTGGCCGGCCTCGGCCGCCTGCCCTTCCTGTGCCGACCCCGCTTCAACGCCCGGAAGCTGCAGGAGGCGACCACCCGGCCCCCGCCCGGCCCCCACGCAGCCGCCGGCCTCGGCCTCCAGCCCAAGGACTTCAACCGCACGGCGGCCGGCTGGGGGCTCCGGTGA